In Sporanaerobacter acetigenes DSM 13106, one genomic interval encodes:
- a CDS encoding EF-Tu C-terminal domain-related protein translates to RTVVVTGVEMFRKILDEAQAGDNIGALLRGVQRTEIERGQVLAKPGSITPHTKFEAEVYVLTKEEGGRHTPFFNGYRPQFYFRTTDVTGNIELEEGTEMVMPGDNAKFFIELITPIAMEEGLRFAIREGGRTVGAGVVSKIIK, encoded by the coding sequence CAAGAACAGTAGTAGTAACAGGAGTAGAAATGTTTAGAAAGATTCTAGACGAAGCACAAGCAGGAGACAATATAGGAGCACTACTAAGAGGAGTACAAAGAACAGAAATAGAAAGAGGGCAAGTACTAGCAAAACCAGGTAGTATAACACCACATACAAAATTCGAAGCAGAAGTATATGTATTGACAAAAGAAGAAGGTGGAAGACATACACCATTCTTTAATGGATATAGACCACAATTTTACTTTAGAACAACAGACGTAACAGGGAACATAGAACTAGAAGAAGGAACAGAAATGGTAATGCCAGGAGATAACGCTAAATTCTTCATCGAATTAATCACACCAATAGCAATGGAAGAAGGATTAAGATTTGCTATTCGTGAAGGTGGAAGAACTGTAGGAGCAGGAGTTGTTTCAAAGATCATTAAGTAG
- the rpmG gene encoding 50S ribosomal protein L33, whose translation MRDRVILACTECKQRNYTTSKNKKNNSERIELKKYCKFCKTHTLHKETK comes from the coding sequence TTGAGAGATAGGGTTATTTTAGCTTGTACAGAGTGTAAACAAAGAAATTATACTACATCTAAAAATAAAAAAAATAATTCAGAAAGAATTGAACTAAAAAAATACTGCAAATTCTGTAAAACTCATACATTACACAAAGAAACAAAGTAA
- the secE gene encoding preprotein translocase subunit SecE, with the protein MSTYFKGVKAETKKVIWPSKKELVNYTGVVILMCVIVGLIVWVLDLGITRLLSLIIK; encoded by the coding sequence ATGAGTACTTATTTTAAAGGGGTAAAAGCTGAAACAAAAAAAGTTATTTGGCCTTCAAAAAAAGAATTGGTCAATTATACTGGTGTTGTTATTTTGATGTGTGTTATAGTGGGTTTGATTGTTTGGGTACTAGACTTAGGAATCACTCGCCTATTATCATTAATTATTAAGTAA
- the nusG gene encoding transcription termination/antitermination protein NusG: protein MDKDENRAERAKKAKWYVVHTYSGHENKVKANIEKMVENRGMIDDIFEVIVPTEEYVETKSGKKKVKERKLFPGYVIVKMIVNDESWYLVRNTRGVTGFVGPGSKPIPLTDAEVKALGVQEINEINIDLKEKDSVRVVSGPFENFMGTVDSINIEKKKVKVYVSMFGRETLVELDFEQVEKM, encoded by the coding sequence ATGGATAAAGACGAAAACAGAGCGGAAAGAGCTAAAAAGGCTAAATGGTATGTAGTTCATACTTATTCTGGTCATGAAAACAAGGTAAAAGCTAATATAGAAAAGATGGTTGAAAACAGGGGAATGATTGATGATATATTTGAAGTGATAGTTCCTACAGAAGAATATGTTGAAACTAAGTCTGGAAAGAAAAAAGTAAAGGAAAGAAAATTGTTTCCTGGATATGTTATTGTCAAAATGATAGTGAATGATGAATCTTGGTATCTTGTTAGAAATACAAGAGGAGTTACTGGATTTGTTGGGCCTGGTTCAAAACCAATTCCCCTTACAGATGCAGAAGTTAAAGCACTAGGTGTTCAAGAGATAAATGAGATAAATATTGATTTAAAAGAAAAAGATTCTGTTAGAGTTGTATCAGGACCATTTGAGAATTTCATGGGAACGGTAGACAGTATCAATATAGAAAAAAAGAAAGTAAAAGTTTATGTTTCCATGTTTGGAAGAGAAACTCTTGTTGAATTAGATTTTGAACAAGTAGAAAAGATGTGA
- the rplK gene encoding 50S ribosomal protein L11: MAKKVIAVVKLQIPAGKATPAPPVGTALGPHGVNIMQFTKEFNAKTADQAGMIIPVVLTVYQDRSFTFITKTPPVSILLKKAVGLESGSGEPNKKKVAKISKDKVREIAEIKMPDLNAGSIEAAMNMVAGTARSMGIVVEE; this comes from the coding sequence ATGGCAAAGAAAGTTATAGCTGTAGTTAAGTTACAAATTCCAGCTGGGAAAGCAACACCAGCACCACCAGTAGGTACAGCATTAGGACCTCATGGTGTAAATATTATGCAATTTACAAAAGAGTTTAACGCTAAAACTGCAGATCAAGCTGGTATGATAATTCCAGTAGTTCTTACAGTTTACCAAGATAGATCATTTACATTCATTACAAAGACTCCACCTGTATCAATATTATTGAAAAAGGCGGTTGGATTAGAATCGGGTTCTGGTGAACCTAACAAGAAAAAAGTTGCTAAGATTTCAAAGGATAAGGTTAGAGAAATTGCAGAAATAAAAATGCCTGACTTAAATGCAGGGAGCATAGAAGCTGCTATGAATATGGTGGCTGGAACTGCAAGAAGTATGGGTATTGTAGTTGAAGAATAA
- the rplA gene encoding 50S ribosomal protein L1, whose product MTKRGKDYQDSLKLVDRTNQYDPLEAIELVQKTAKAKFDETIELSVRLGVDPRHADQQVRGAIVLPHGTGKTRKVLVFAKGEKVKEAENAGADYVGGEELVAKIQNENWFDYDVVVATPDMMGVVGRLGRILGPKGLMPNPKSGTVTFEIEKAIKDIKAGKVEYRVDKSSIIHVPIGKASFGTEKLKENFDTIMGAIIKAKPASAKGRYLKSVVLSSTMGPGIKINGQKLAE is encoded by the coding sequence ATGACAAAGAGAGGTAAAGATTATCAAGATAGTTTAAAGTTAGTAGATAGAACTAATCAATATGATCCATTGGAAGCTATAGAACTTGTTCAAAAAACAGCTAAAGCAAAATTTGACGAGACAATTGAGCTTTCAGTGAGACTTGGTGTTGATCCAAGACATGCAGACCAACAAGTTAGAGGAGCAATAGTATTGCCTCATGGTACTGGTAAAACAAGAAAAGTACTAGTTTTTGCAAAAGGCGAAAAAGTTAAAGAGGCTGAAAATGCTGGAGCAGATTATGTTGGTGGAGAAGAATTAGTTGCAAAGATTCAAAATGAAAACTGGTTTGATTATGATGTAGTTGTTGCTACTCCAGATATGATGGGAGTTGTAGGTAGATTGGGAAGAATTTTAGGACCTAAAGGTTTGATGCCAAATCCTAAATCTGGTACAGTTACATTTGAGATAGAGAAAGCTATTAAGGATATTAAAGCAGGTAAAGTTGAATATAGAGTAGATAAAAGTAGTATTATCCACGTTCCTATAGGAAAAGCTTCTTTTGGAACTGAAAAATTAAAAGAAAACTTTGACACTATAATGGGAGCTATAATTAAAGCAAAACCAGCGTCAGCAAAAGGTAGATACCTAAAGAGTGTAGTGCTTTCAAGTACTATGGGACCTGGAATTAAAATAAATGGACAAAAATTAGCGGAATAG
- the rplJ gene encoding 50S ribosomal protein L10, giving the protein MKEQVLQKKQEVVDEIKEKISNSQAVVLVDYRGLDVEELTELRKQYREAGVDYKVYKNTLMRFAFKDAGYEDFNQFLTGPNAIAFGLEDPVQAAKIANNFAKDHKNLEIKAGIVDGKIISVDEIKELASLPSREVLIAQVLGGLNGTISGFVNVLQGNIRNLVYALNAIREQQEA; this is encoded by the coding sequence GTGAAAGAACAAGTACTTCAAAAAAAGCAAGAAGTAGTAGATGAAATAAAAGAAAAAATATCAAACTCTCAAGCTGTAGTATTAGTAGATTATAGAGGGCTAGATGTTGAAGAATTGACAGAATTGAGAAAGCAGTATAGAGAAGCAGGCGTAGACTATAAAGTATATAAAAATACTTTGATGAGATTTGCTTTTAAAGATGCAGGTTATGAAGATTTTAATCAATTTTTAACTGGACCAAATGCAATAGCTTTTGGACTTGAAGATCCAGTTCAAGCAGCTAAAATAGCTAATAATTTTGCAAAAGATCATAAGAATTTAGAAATTAAGGCAGGTATTGTTGATGGTAAAATAATTAGTGTTGATGAAATTAAAGAGTTGGCTAGTTTACCATCAAGGGAAGTACTTATTGCCCAAGTTCTTGGAGGCCTCAATGGAACTATATCAGGATTTGTTAATGTCCTTCAAGGAAACATTAGAAATCTTGTATATGCATTAAATGCTATTAGAGAACAACAGGAAGCCTAA
- the rplL gene encoding 50S ribosomal protein L7/L12: MASEKVQNLIEEVKNLTVLELSELVKALEEEFGVSAQAPVAVAAAPAAGAGAPAAEEKSEFDVVLTSAGAEKIKVIKVVREITGLGLKEAKDLVDGAPKAVKEGAAKEEAEQIKAKLEEAGASVELK, from the coding sequence ATGGCAAGCGAAAAAGTTCAAAACTTAATTGAAGAGGTTAAAAACCTTACTGTTTTAGAATTATCAGAATTAGTTAAAGCATTAGAAGAAGAATTTGGAGTTAGTGCACAAGCACCAGTAGCAGTAGCAGCAGCACCAGCAGCAGGTGCCGGAGCACCAGCGGCAGAAGAAAAATCAGAATTTGATGTTGTTTTAACAAGTGCAGGAGCTGAAAAAATTAAAGTTATAAAAGTTGTGAGAGAAATTACTGGATTAGGACTAAAAGAAGCTAAAGATTTAGTAGATGGTGCTCCAAAGGCTGTTAAAGAAGGAGCTGCTAAAGAAGAAGCAGAACAAATTAAAGCTAAATTAGAAGAAGCAGGAGCAAGCGTAGAATTAAAGTAA
- the rpoB gene encoding DNA-directed RNA polymerase subunit beta produces MVHPVTYGKSVRMSYSRINEVLDLPDLIEVQKSSYDWFLEEGLREVFEDISPIQDYTGNLILEFVDYYIGEDPKYDEDEARERDANYSAPLKVKVRLINKETGEVKEQEVFMGDFPLMTEKGTFIINGAERVVVSQLVRSPGVYYGQEIDKGGKRLYSGTVIPNRGAWLEYETDSNDIVYVRVDRTRKLTVTTLLRALGYSSNIEIVELLGETEQVLKTIEKDNTKTQEEGLIEIYKRLRPGEPPTVESAKTLINNLFFDPKRYDLAKVGRYKFNKKLALYNRIVGERASEDIVNPITGEILVESGEKIDREKAIEIENSGINKVDLVLGDGKIVRVIGNNFVDINSFNLPFSTEDIGIKEKVYYPLMHELIETYEDPSELKEAMKERIRELSPKHIIKDDIIASINYEFNLFFGIGNTDDIDHLGNRRLRSVGELLQNQFRIGLSRMERVVRERMTIQDIDVATPQALINIRPVVASIKEFFGSSQLSQFMDQTNPLAELTHKRRMSALGPGGLSRDRAGFEVRDVHHSHYGRMCPIETPEGPNIGLITSLTTYARINEYGFIEVPYRKVDRKRGVVTNKIEYLTADVEDEFIIAQSNEELDEEGRFINKRIIARGKNGIIDIFSSSDASYMDVSPKQIVSVGTAMIPFLENDDANRALMGSNMQRQAVPLLKTESPIIGTGIEYKAAMDSGVVVLARHSGTVLKVSSNQILIKRDEDGQIDKYKLLKFKRSNQGTCINQRPIVEENEKVKKGQVIADGPSTDEGEIALGKNLLVAFMTWEGYNYEDAVLINERLVKEDVLTSVHIEEYESEARDTKLGPEEITRDIPNVGEDMLKDLDERGIIRIGAEVKSGDILVGKVTPKGETELTAEERLLRAIFGEKAREVRDTSLRVPHGETGIILDVKIFTRENGDELPPGVNEMVRVYIATKRKINVGDKVCGRHGNKGVISRILPEEDMPYLPDGTPVDVVLNPLGVPSRMNLGQVLEVHLGLAAKKLGWHVATPVFDGANEQDIIDALREADYPENGKIWLRDGRSGECFNNPVTVGYMYMLKLHHLVDDKIHARSTGPYSLVTQQPLGGKAQFGGQRFGEMEVWALEAYGASHTLQEILTVKSDDVVGRVKTYEAIVKGENIPEPGVPESFKVLIKELQSLALDVKVLTEEDNEIEIKESVDEDDDITDLELIGEDMVDDKSDKTKYDDAEEEEQDLEEDNYDDYDF; encoded by the coding sequence ATGGTGCATCCTGTTACATACGGCAAAAGTGTTAGGATGAGTTATTCAAGAATCAATGAAGTATTAGACTTGCCAGATTTAATTGAAGTACAAAAAAGCTCTTATGATTGGTTTTTAGAGGAAGGGCTGAGAGAAGTGTTTGAAGATATTTCTCCTATACAAGACTATACAGGAAATTTAATACTGGAATTTGTTGATTACTATATAGGAGAAGATCCAAAATACGATGAAGATGAGGCAAGAGAAAGAGATGCAAATTATTCAGCGCCACTTAAAGTAAAGGTTAGACTTATAAACAAGGAAACTGGTGAAGTAAAAGAACAAGAAGTATTTATGGGGGACTTCCCTCTGATGACTGAAAAAGGTACTTTTATTATTAATGGTGCAGAAAGGGTTGTTGTAAGTCAGTTAGTTAGATCTCCCGGAGTTTATTATGGACAAGAAATTGATAAAGGAGGTAAGAGGCTCTATTCTGGAACGGTAATTCCTAATAGAGGAGCGTGGTTGGAGTATGAGACGGACTCTAATGATATTGTATACGTCAGAGTAGATAGAACAAGGAAATTAACTGTAACTACACTTCTAAGAGCACTAGGCTATAGCAGCAATATAGAAATAGTTGAGTTGTTAGGTGAAACTGAACAAGTATTAAAGACAATAGAAAAAGATAATACAAAGACTCAAGAAGAAGGTCTAATAGAAATATATAAAAGGCTGAGACCTGGAGAACCTCCTACTGTTGAAAGTGCTAAGACTTTGATAAATAATTTATTTTTTGATCCTAAAAGATATGATTTAGCAAAAGTGGGTAGGTATAAATTCAACAAAAAATTAGCCCTATATAACAGGATTGTAGGAGAAAGAGCAAGTGAAGATATTGTAAATCCTATTACTGGTGAAATATTAGTTGAAAGTGGAGAAAAGATAGATAGGGAAAAAGCTATTGAGATAGAGAATAGCGGAATAAATAAGGTTGATTTGGTTTTAGGAGATGGAAAAATTGTTCGAGTAATAGGAAACAATTTTGTGGATATAAATTCATTTAATCTTCCTTTTTCCACGGAAGATATAGGAATAAAAGAAAAAGTTTATTATCCACTGATGCATGAACTTATAGAAACTTATGAGGATCCTTCAGAGTTGAAAGAAGCAATGAAGGAAAGAATTAGAGAACTTTCTCCTAAGCATATTATAAAAGATGATATTATAGCAAGTATAAATTATGAATTTAACTTGTTTTTTGGAATAGGAAACACAGATGATATTGATCATTTAGGAAATAGAAGACTTAGATCAGTTGGAGAACTTCTTCAGAATCAATTTAGAATTGGCCTTTCAAGAATGGAAAGAGTAGTTAGAGAGAGAATGACTATTCAAGATATAGATGTGGCAACCCCTCAAGCTCTTATAAATATACGTCCTGTCGTTGCATCCATAAAAGAATTTTTTGGCAGCAGCCAGTTATCTCAATTTATGGATCAGACAAATCCACTTGCAGAACTTACGCATAAAAGAAGAATGTCTGCATTGGGACCAGGAGGGCTTAGTAGAGATAGGGCTGGATTTGAGGTTAGAGACGTTCATCATTCTCACTATGGCAGAATGTGTCCTATAGAGACACCAGAAGGACCTAATATTGGTCTTATAACTTCTTTAACCACATATGCGAGAATTAATGAGTATGGTTTTATAGAGGTTCCATATAGAAAAGTAGATAGAAAACGTGGAGTTGTAACAAATAAAATAGAATATTTGACTGCTGATGTAGAAGATGAATTTATAATTGCTCAATCCAATGAAGAATTAGACGAGGAAGGAAGATTTATAAATAAACGAATTATTGCTAGAGGGAAAAATGGCATTATAGATATTTTCTCAAGCAGTGATGCAAGTTATATGGATGTTTCACCAAAACAAATAGTTTCAGTAGGAACTGCCATGATTCCTTTTCTAGAAAATGATGATGCCAATAGAGCATTGATGGGTTCCAATATGCAGCGTCAAGCAGTACCTTTACTAAAAACGGAGTCACCAATTATAGGAACAGGTATTGAATATAAGGCTGCAATGGATTCGGGAGTTGTTGTACTTGCAAGGCATAGTGGAACTGTTTTAAAAGTTTCGTCAAATCAAATACTCATCAAAAGAGATGAAGATGGACAAATAGATAAATATAAGCTTTTAAAATTCAAACGTTCAAATCAAGGAACATGTATAAATCAAAGACCTATTGTTGAAGAAAATGAAAAAGTAAAAAAAGGTCAAGTTATTGCTGATGGACCAAGTACTGATGAAGGAGAAATAGCATTAGGTAAGAATTTACTTGTAGCTTTCATGACTTGGGAAGGTTACAACTATGAAGATGCTGTTCTTATAAATGAAAGATTAGTTAAAGAGGATGTACTTACTTCTGTTCATATAGAAGAATATGAATCAGAAGCAAGAGATACCAAACTGGGACCAGAAGAAATAACTAGAGACATACCAAATGTAGGAGAGGATATGCTCAAGGATTTAGATGAAAGAGGTATCATAAGAATAGGAGCAGAAGTTAAATCAGGAGATATACTTGTAGGAAAAGTGACACCAAAGGGTGAAACTGAACTTACGGCAGAAGAAAGACTCTTAAGAGCTATATTTGGTGAAAAGGCTAGAGAAGTAAGAGACACATCTTTAAGGGTTCCTCATGGAGAGACGGGAATCATATTAGATGTAAAGATATTTACAAGAGAAAATGGTGATGAGCTTCCACCAGGTGTAAATGAAATGGTGAGGGTATATATAGCTACTAAAAGAAAGATAAATGTAGGAGATAAGGTGTGCGGACGTCATGGAAACAAAGGCGTTATATCAAGAATACTTCCAGAAGAAGATATGCCTTATTTGCCAGATGGTACTCCTGTAGATGTAGTTTTAAACCCATTAGGAGTTCCTTCTCGTATGAATTTAGGTCAAGTATTAGAAGTCCATTTGGGATTGGCAGCAAAAAAACTAGGTTGGCATGTAGCAACGCCGGTATTTGATGGAGCAAATGAACAAGACATAATAGACGCATTAAGAGAAGCGGATTATCCTGAAAATGGGAAGATTTGGTTAAGAGATGGAAGAAGTGGAGAATGTTTCAACAATCCTGTTACAGTGGGTTATATGTATATGCTGAAACTTCACCATTTAGTAGATGATAAAATTCATGCAAGAAGTACAGGACCTTATTCATTAGTTACACAGCAACCTCTTGGCGGGAAAGCACAATTTGGTGGTCAAAGATTTGGAGAAATGGAAGTATGGGCATTGGAGGCTTATGGTGCATCTCATACCCTTCAGGAAATACTTACTGTTAAATCTGATGATGTGGTTGGCCGTGTAAAAACTTATGAAGCTATAGTAAAAGGTGAAAATATTCCTGAACCTGGAGTTCCAGAATCATTTAAAGTATTGATAAAAGAATTACAGAGTTTGGCACTTGATGTGAAAGTATTGACAGAGGAAGATAATGAAATAGAAATTAAAGAATCTGTCGATGAAGATGATGATATAACAGATTTAGAGTTAATTGGAGAAGATATGGTTGATGATAAATCTGATAAGACAAAATATGATGATGCTGAAGAAGAGGAACAAGATTTAGAAGAAGATAATTACGATGATTATGATTTTTAA